In Anas platyrhynchos isolate ZD024472 breed Pekin duck chromosome 19, IASCAAS_PekinDuck_T2T, whole genome shotgun sequence, the genomic window AGAGCTGAGGTCCTCCCATTATCCCTCTCCTGCACAAGGTTCCAAACAAAGGGCTTTAATACCCCTAAAAATGCCCTGCCTCATGGGGACCGTGCCTCAATGCCACCCACACAGATGTGAGAGGTGAGAGGGTGAGGGCAAGAGAGCAGAAAGGAGGAGAGGTGGAGGAGAGATGGAGCGTGCCAACCATCGCACCCCTGACCTTATTAACCTTATCAACCCCCCGCATCCTTCCTCgcagctggggagcacccaGGGACCCAGCAGGGATGTCGGAGACCTCGTCCAGCAAGGAGGCTCCCCCGGCCGAGTGCCCGGTCTGCTACGAGAAGTTCCAGCCGCTGGAGCACACGCACCGCAGGCTCAGCTGCGGGCACGCCTTCTGCCATGACTGCCTGGTGAAGTGCCTGCTCTCCGCCAAGCTGGACGGCCAGGTGCGGAGCAGCATCATCTGCCCCGTCTGCCGCTACGTGACTTTCCTCAGCAAGAAGAAGGCTCTTCGGCCCAGCAACCTGCTGGCGCTGGAGATGCCCCTGTCACCTTCCTCCTTGTCCCAGCTGGCCAAACTGGAGCCCAGCAACACCTTGGTGGTGCCCAGCCACTTTGTGATGCCGGTGCAGAGCTTCGACCGGTGCCGCGGCAcggggagcagccccggggaCTCGCAGGGAGAGCTGGCACGGGAAGCCCACATCTTCGTCATCAGCAGCCACGGGATGCCGCTGGTGGACACGGACTGCTCCTCCCTGGGGAGGAGAAGCCTGGCCGAAACACGCAGCACCGTGTCCTCCAGCTCGGCCCTGGGCGTGAAGTGCTGTCAGTCGCCCATCGCCCTGGCCGTGCTCCTCATCCTGACCGTGGCCATGCTGGCGGCCGTGCTCccttggctgctgctggtgaagAGGGACTCGTAGCAGGGATGGGACCGgcttggc contains:
- the RNF222 gene encoding RING finger protein 222 isoform X1, whose amino-acid sequence is MLLVTVKRVTGKLEGKSTWRRFLLSWGAPRDPAGMSETSSSKEAPPAECPVCYEKFQPLEHTHRRLSCGHAFCHDCLVKCLLSAKLDGQVRSSIICPVCRYVTFLSKKKALRPSNLLALEMPLSPSSLSQLAKLEPSNTLVVPSHFVMPVQSFDRCRGTGSSPGDSQGELAREAHIFVISSHGMPLVDTDCSSLGRRSLAETRSTVSSSSALGVKCCQSPIALAVLLILTVAMLAAVLPWLLLVKRDS
- the RNF222 gene encoding RING finger protein 222 isoform X2 gives rise to the protein MSETSSSKEAPPAECPVCYEKFQPLEHTHRRLSCGHAFCHDCLVKCLLSAKLDGQVRSSIICPVCRYVTFLSKKKALRPSNLLALEMPLSPSSLSQLAKLEPSNTLVVPSHFVMPVQSFDRCRGTGSSPGDSQGELAREAHIFVISSHGMPLVDTDCSSLGRRSLAETRSTVSSSSALGVKCCQSPIALAVLLILTVAMLAAVLPWLLLVKRDS